In a genomic window of Brassica rapa cultivar Chiifu-401-42 chromosome A10, CAAS_Brap_v3.01, whole genome shotgun sequence:
- the LOC103844422 gene encoding uncharacterized protein LOC103844422 isoform X1, translating to MYTNTDSQSVREYHDDYRGNRGRGGRSYRGRGRGRGYGGRDTSRVMCFRCDKMGHYASTCPDRLLKLQEAQELEKDDTQNADELMLNEIVYLNEDKVVPSKFETHDEKENMWYLDNGASNHMTGDRRYFTTINESITGKVKFGDDSRIDIKGKGSIEFTDINGEPRIMCDVYYIPDLKSNIISLGQATEAGCDIRLKGECLTMHDRDGKLLVNAIRSRNRLYKVHMGIKDKTCLLSTATSESIRWHERLGHVNWETIESMVQRELVIGIPRVTSDKRVCSSCMLGKQTRKSFPQATAYRASKILELVHGDLCGPITPSTRPGNKYVFVLIDDHTRYMWTTLLKEKSEVFEKFKRFKAMVEKESKQKVQTFRTDRGGEFTSQEFNEFCAQAGIQRHLTAPYTPQQNGVVERRNRTLMEMTRSILKHFGLPNYLWGEAVRHSTYILNRVATRVLKDVTPYEAFRARKPNLAHIRTFGCIGYAKVVKPHLKKLEDRSLMLIHLGTEPGSKAYRMLDPQTQRIVVSRDVVFDESKGWNWKNEDTGENAVNDFKICLGNFGNHGILSEVSNELSKDSLVQQPEKNDEMKSETVILDNEEDEEEETESETEPVLRRSSRQSVMPRYLDDYVLLISEAEEEGEYLLMSINSEPRDFNEAKDSKEWRDACVDELKSIEKNGTWTLIDLPVGAKQIGLKWIFKIKRNSDGSINKYKARLVAKGYVQRHGIDFDEVFAPVARIETIRLLINLAAAHNWEIHHLDVKTAFLHGDLKEVVYVTQPEGFEVSGSESKVYKLHKALYGLRQAPRAWNHKLNSILRELQFIKCAKEPSVYRRLVHGDLLVVAVYVDDLFITGANVQHIIDFKKEMSAQFEMSDLGKLTYYLGIEVTQHQGGITLSQKNYAEKILEEAGMKDCNLAHTPMDSGLKLSKSEEERSIDATGYRRNIGCLRYLLHTRPDLSYCVGVLSRYMQDPKESHGAAMKQCLRYLRGTTSYGLAFENEKTRTTRLVGYSDSSHNVDQDDGKSTTGHVFYLGDSPITWCSSKQETVALSSCEAEFMAGTEAARQAIWLQDLLGQISENLCKKTVIRIDNQSAIALTRNPVFHGQSKHIHTRYHFIRECVEKGLLEVEHVPGNEQKADILTKALGRIKFKEMRDLIGVQDLSKMEFKLKGENVELSLKLKIA from the coding sequence ATGTACACAAACACAGATTCTCAATCTGTGCGAGAGTATCACGATGATTACAGAGGAAACAGAGGACGAGGCGGTAGATCATATAGAGGAAGAGGTCGCGGACGTGGCTATGGAGGCAGAGATACTTCGAGAGTAATGTGTTTTCGGTGTGACAAGATGGGTCACTACGCCTCAACATGTCCCGATCGTCTTCTGAAGTTGCAAGAGGCACAAGAACTGGAGAAAGATGATACACAAAACGCAGACGAGCTCATGTTGAATGAGATAGTCTACTTAAACGAAGATAAAGTCGTCCCAAGCAAGTTCGAGACTCATGATGAAAAGGAGAACATGTGGTACTTGGATAATGGAGCCAGCAACCACATGACGGGAGACCGAAGATATTTCACAACGATCAACGAGTCCATAACTGGAAAGGTAAAATTTGGCGATGATTCTCGGATCGACATTAAGGGGAAAGGGTCCATAGAGTTTACTGATATAAATGGGGAACCAAGAATCATGTGCGATGTGTATTATATTCCTGACTTGAAAAGTAACATCATCAGTCTCGGGCAAGCCACTGAAGCGGGATGCGATATAAGACTAAAGGGAGAATGCTTGACCATGCATGATCGAGATGGAAAGCTACTAGTAAACGCCATAAGATCTAGGAACCGTTTATACAAGGTTCATATGGGCATAAAAGACAAGACATGTTTACTATCAACAGCAACCAGTGAGTCTATACGGTGGCATGAGAGGTTGGGTCACGTTAACTGGGAGACCATTGAGTCGATGGTACAGAGAGAACTTGTGATCGGAATACCGCGAGTTACTAGTGATAAAAGGGTGTGTAGCTCATGTATGCTTGGGAAGCAAACAAGGAAAAGCTTTCCTCAAGCCACGGCGTATCGAGCAAGTAAAATACTCGAACTTGTTCACGGTGATTTGTGTGGACCCATAACACCAAGCACACGTCCTGGGAACAAATATGTGTTCGTACTCATCGACGATCATACACGATACATGTGGACTACTTTGCTAAAGGAGAAAAGTGAGGTCTTTGAGAAGTTTAAAAGGTTTAAAGCAATGGTAGAAAAAGAGTCAAAGCAGAAGGTTCAAACGTTCAGAACGGACAGAGGGGGAGAGTTCACCTCTCAAGAGTTCAACGAGTTCTGTGCTCAAGCAGGAATACAACGTCACTTAACAGCGCCATACACGCCGCAGCAAAACGGGGTCGTTGAGAGACGTAACAGAACGTTGATGGAGATGACTCGAAGCATTCTGAAGCACTTCGGACTTCCAAACTATCTATGGGGAGAGGCAGTGAGGCATTCCACATACATATTAAACCGTGTAGCTACCAGAGTGTTAAAAGACGTGACACCCTATGAAGCTTTCCGCGCAAGAAAACCTAACCTAGCCCACATACGGACGTTTGGATGCATAGGATATGCAAAGGTGGTGAAGCCGCACCTAAAGAAACTAGAGGACCGATCTCTTATGCTCATACATCTAGGGACCGAGCCAGGATCAAAGGCATATAGGATGCTTGATCCACAGACGCAAAGGATCGTTGTGAGTCGAGATGTAGTTTTTGACGAGAGCAAAGGATGGAATTGGAAGAACGAGGACACAGGAGAGAATGCGGTTAATGACTTCAAAATTTGTTTAGGAAACTTTGGGAATCATGGAATACTTAGCGAGGTTTCTAACGAGTTGAGTAAGGATTCTTTGGTACAGCAACCCGAGAAGAATGATGAGATGAAGAGTGAAACAGTGATACTTGACAACGAAGAGGATGAGGAGGAAGAAACAGAGTCTGAAACAGAGCCAGTACTAAGAAGATCTTCTCGACAAAGTGTGATGCCGAGATATTTAGATGATTATGTACTGTTAATCTCAGAAGCTGAGGAAGAAGGAGAATATCTTCTCATGAGCATAAACAGCGAGCCAAGAGATTTTAATGAAGCAAAGGATTCAAAGGAGTGGAGAGACGCGTGTGTAGATGAGCTGAAGTCAATTGAGAAGAATGGAACGTGGACGCTCATTGATCTTCCTGTCGGAGCCAAACAAATTGGTCTGAAGTGGATATTTAAGATTAAAAGGAACTCTGATGGAAGTATCAATAAGTACAAAGCTAGACTTGTCGCAAAGGGCTATGTACAAAGGCATGGAAtagattttgatgaagtttTCGCTCCTGTTGCGCGAATAGAGACGATCAGGCTACTCATAAACCTTGCAGCCGCACACAACTGGGAGATACATCATCTCGATGTCAAAACGGCATTCTTACACGGAGACTTAAAGGAAGTAGTATACGTCACGCAACCGGAAGGGTTTGAAGTAAGTGGGTCTGAGAGTAAAGTATACAAGCTACATAAAGCTTTATACGGCCTACGACAAGCTCCTAGAGCATGGAATCACAAGCTTAACTCGATCTTGCGGGAGCTTCAGTTTATTAAATGCGCAAAAGAACCATCAGTCTATCGAAGACTTGTTCATGGAGATCTTCTGGTCGTTGCAGTTTACGTCGATGACCTATTCATTACAGGTGCAAACGTGCAACATATAATTGATTTCAAGAAGGAGATGTCAGCACAGTTTGAGATGAGCGACCTTGGGAAACTAACGTATTATCTCGGAATAGAAGTCACGCAACATCAAGGAGGGATCACACTAAgtcaaaagaactatgcagaaaAGATATTAGAAGAAGCAGGAATGAAAGATTGCAACTTAGCACACACGCCTATGGATTCAGGGTTAAAGTTATCCAAGTCAGAAGAAGAAAGGTCTATTGATGCAACAGGTTATCGTAGAAATATCGGCTGTTTGCGCTATCTACTGCATACACGTCCGGACTTATCTTATTGTGTAGGAGTTCTCAGCCGGTATATGCAAGATCCGAAAGAGTCTCATGGAGCGGCCATGAAACAATGTCTGAGATATCTAAGAGGCACCACGAGCTATGGACTGGCGTTTGAGAACGAAAAAACGAGGACAACACGACTTGTTGGCTATAGTGACTCAAGCCATAATGTGGATCAAGATGATGGCAAGAGCACAACAGGTCATGTTTTCTACTTAGGTGATAGTCCAATAACCTGGTGTTCCTCAAAACAGGAGACCGTAGCTCTCTCGTCTTGCGAGGCGGAATTCATGGCCGGTACAGAAGCAGCTCGTCAGGCGATTTGGTTACAAGACCTACTCGGTCAGATAAGTGAGAACCTTTGCAAGAAGACGGTCATACGGATAGACAATCAATCAGCCATCGCGCTCACAAGAAACCCTGTCTTTCATGGTCAATCAAAACACATACACACCCGTTACCATTTTATCCGGGAGTGCGTAGAGAAAGGGTTACTAGAGGTTGAGCATGTTCCAGGAAACGAGCAGAAGGCGGATATATTGACTAAAGCACTTGGGAGAATCAAGTTTAAAGAAATGAGAGATTTGATTGGAGTTCAAGATCTATCGAAAATGGAGttcaagcttaagggggagaatgttgAATTAAGCTTGAAACTAAAGATAGCTTGA
- the LOC117125690 gene encoding uncharacterized protein LOC117125690: MESNIGGAGEVRRVKLVYFLSSRSGQVDQPHLLSVHHLSRNGVFLRDVKRWLAGVRGSAMPDQYCWSCKRRYKNGYVWQDLLDDDLITPISDNEYVLQKESPHAEKKAWKTRNFGDGSIDAKENLLKSKLTSDMIHKESPVFCSQRWTATTSTVTDESTTNEEETFVLKKPGLKKVSGEGHGSTGKVSGNDTESGRTSVSSTTSSSSFIKGKSYSSRRASQVLRNLIKYCGGLDTNDAVLVPLNKSASRSFGATWEDEPRFQYQQHNARYAPKYYLLLLMPHMIGTFTL; encoded by the exons atggaAAGTAATATCGGTGGAGCTGGAGAAGTAAGAAGAGTGAAACTAGTCTATTTCCTTAGCAGCCGTTCTGGTCAAGTTGACCAGCCTCATCTCTTGTCCGTTCATCATCTCTCCCGTAATGGTGTCTTTCTTCGAG ATGTGAAGCGATGGTTAGCGGGTGTACGAGGGAGTGCCATGCCAGACCAATACTGTTGGTCGTGCAAAAG GAGGTATAAGAATGGATATGTATGGCAAGATTTATTGGATGACGATCTTATTACTCCCATCTCCGATAATGAATACGTTCTCCAAAAG GAGTCTCCTCATGCGGAAAAGAAAGCTTGGAAGACAAGGAACTTTGGTGACGGCAGTATTGACGCTAAGGAAAATCTACTGAAGTCGAAGTTAACGTCGGACATGATCCACAAAGAGTCTCCCGTCTTCTGCTCTCAACGTTGGACGGCGACAACGTCGACAGTCACCGATGAATCCACCACAAACGAAGAAGAAACGTTCGTTCTTAAGAAACCAGGTCTGAAAAAAGTATCCGGCGAAGGACACGGGTCGACAGGAAAAGTGTCGGGTAACGACACAGAGTCAGGTCGAACAAGTGTATCGTCGACGACGTCGTCTTCGAGTTTTATTAAAGGTAAGAGTTATTCGAGCAGGCGTGCCTCGCAAGTGCTAAGGAACTTGATAAAGTACTGCGGTGGTTTGGACACGAACGACGCCGTATTAGTGCCTTTGAATAAGTCTGCGTCTAGGTCTTTTGGTGCGACTTGGGAAGATGAACCCAGATTCCAATACCAACAGCACAATGCTCGGTACGCTCCAAAGTACTACCTACTC CTGTTAATGCCGCATATGATTGGGACTTTTACTCTTTGA
- the LOC103844422 gene encoding uncharacterized protein LOC103844422 isoform X2: MEGSLEGMLMKVSIFALVQALVYLILSTSSSVFSKSNTMKRLHSFRSARSMSISRILAVLQDMPAGGEISPSSMSLSSFLASPSSSPRI; this comes from the coding sequence ATGGAAGGAAGCTTGGAAGGTATGCTGATGAAAGTGAGCATTTTCGCTCTGGTTCAAGCTCTTGTATATCTTATTCTGTCTACATCTTCGAGTGTTTTCTCTAAGTCAAACACGATGAAGAGACTTCATAGTTTCCGGTCAGCGAGATCCATGAGCATCAGCCGGATTCTGGCGGTTCTTCAGGATATGCCTGCAGGCGGCGAGATTTCTCCTTCTTCCATGagtctctcttcttttcttgCTTCTCCTTCATCGTCACCACGTATATGA